CCGTTTATGTTTGAATTGTGATtaaattgtgttttaaatttcaaCTCTATAAATAGAGGTCTGAGAAATGTAATATACAAATAGTGAGAAGCTtagagagcagagaggagaaagaggaggaagagagggagtgagaattgtaatttttcggcgaaatagtgaatatttggtgtgtgtgctccgtggacataggtcgaTATTGACAAAACCAcattaaatttctggtgtcacatctttctggatgctcacaagttcctaacaagtggtattagagcctggtTGGAGCAGAAAAGCTAGATCGAAAGTGATCCCGAAATCAAAGCTCTGTCCAGTGAATCAAAACtatgttttgaggccaccatcgcattcaACTCGCCGAGACAAAGAGAACCGTGCAGAGCCAAGCTCGAATGGAGTCCAGACGAAGCTTCACGCACCCTCACGCGCCACACCGGAGCAGGACGCTTCGACACGCGCCGGTGACCAGCTCCCTCACTTGTTGCGTGCGTTTGCACGCATCTTCTTCACCCGGATAGCCTTGACCTGACCCGGAGGGAACTCGACGCGACCCGGATACAGAGTCAGACCAGGTTAACTCGAGAATCAGTCCACGACCCGGGTCTGACCTGCCGCCTCAACGCCACATCAGCACACCACGTCAATCGAGTGCCACAATAGCAGGGGTGCCACGTCAGACGTCACGTCAGTAGGTGGGCCCCACCTTTGCCACGCCAGCTGCCATGTCATCAATGGGCCCACATTACCATGTCAATGCCATGTCAGCAAGTGGGCCCCACTACCACCTCAGCATGTGTCACGTCATCTGCCACATCATCTGCCACGTCAGTTACCACGTCGACAGAGTTGACCAAGTTTGACTATGTTTGACCATTACTTTGACTGAGTTTTTTGGAGtcattttgggtccatttttcaAGCAACTTGAACCATTTTAAGGGTTTTCGATAGTTCCagatccaaccgtgctatccatttgacctaactccatctctagattagcgaatcgagatgtcaaatgaaaagagcttaaaaatcgaaatgttcaatgggaacaatttcggtttctggaagatacaaataaaagattatttatttggaaaggaattgcacttaccgttgaagggtaagccagcatccATGAATGAGGATGAGTGAGAGTtacttgatcgaaaagccctcaaagccatcagaatgacattgttgaaatctgtggcgttcaatatcaagcatataacatccaccaagtctctgatggatgcactgtctaatatgtacgagcagccttcagccgcaaataaggtacatctcatgaaaagactatttacaatGACCATGTCTACAGGTAAAagtttcagcaggcatttgaataatttcaatgagttgtcggatcaactcgcctcagttgggataacgtttgataatgaaaTTCATACCCTACTGATTCTCAATCAGTtacctgaaagttggaatggtgtcgttactgccatcagtagctctgcaggaaaatcAAAACTTATATACGATGAAGTCATCAACATGATTTcaacggaggaaataagaatgcagtcaaaccatggccccacttcgagttcagccttgaacacgAAGAGTCGAGGTAAAGGAAACAGGCATGGAAGATCAAACAATCACGGCAGATCTAAACCCAGACAGTCTAAATCCAGAAATTCGagaggtactcaggacataggttcccatagcacaaaagttattgagtgctagaACTATGGAAAAACTAGTCATTATaagaaccagtgcaggagtcagaagaaagaattcaaGACGAGGACAAAGaaagaagcaaatattgcttccgaaaatGGTGAGATGTTGATCTACACTTTGGAGAGCAAGTAGAAGTCTTGGGTCTTAGATTTCGGAGCCTTATTTCATGACACATGCTATAGaaattgcctagaggagtacacaccaggtaattttggtaaagtGTATCTTGGCAAtaatcaaccttgcgacgtaaccgAAAATAGAGttatgaagatcaatataaacgggtcagtatggaagttgaaggatgtcaggtatattctagACCTGGGGAAGGATTTGATCTCAATTAGTCAGTTGGCAGATGAGAGATACACAACGAAATTCATTGGCAacgaatggaaagtttcaaagagTATACTAaagattgcacgaggtaagaaaagtggaacactttttctaacctctaatgcctccatgtctatttcagttgctgcaagaaatgacgacagcaacatctggcaccaacaacttggtcacatgagcgagaagggactcagggtaatgcactcaaaggaaaaattgagtggtgtACAGTTAatgcagattgacatgtgtgaggattgtatagtcgggAAACTAAaaagggttagtttccagataaagactcatgccccaaagaagaagagactagaactagtccactcagaatgtgtcaGGATACAATAGCAGAATGCCGAAAATCCTCAAGTAAAGGAACCAGTGGAGTAGATCGTCacaccaccgtctcctactccaactttggagcttaggagatctacgcAGTCCCATGTACCAAACAAAAAGTATATTGATTatttacttcctacagatggaggagagcctgaatgctatgatgaagcatgtcaggtggaaAATATAAGCAAGTGGGAGCTTAcgatgaaagatgagatgaagtccctcacctccaacagaacgtggaagttgcccaaaggccttcacaacaagtgggtgtatagaatcGAAGAAGAGCATGACGGCTCTAGAAGatacaagcctcagttggtagtcaaaggctttgaacAAAAGGAATagattgactacaccggcatctTTGCACCGGTTGTGAAGCTGACAACtatcagattagtccgcaggaatcgagcagacaggaaggtagtgactacagagaagctaaagttgtgttcaacttcagttggtcttcatgcctgaagacatattttaagCACATTACTTATTCATGATACtagttgaggaggcgtctctatCTCCAAGTGGGAAATTGTTATAGCTGGAGCTAGGAAACAGTCAGGAGTTGGAGCTGAGTTGGAACGCGGTGCAATTAATCTCCATTTTATCTCTCCATTGTAACTTCCCATttatgtttaaattgtgattaaattgtgttttaaatttcaactctataaatagagggctgagaaATGTAATATACAAATAGTGAGAAGCTCAGGAGAGCAAagaggagaaagaggaggaaatgagggagagagagtgtgagaattgtaattttccgacgaaatagtgaatatttggtgtgtgctgcGTGAACGTAAGTTGATATTGACCGAAACATGTTAAATTTCTGATGTCACATCTttttggatgctcacaggttTCTAACAAAACCTTAccataaaatttcaatttttgagATTGTAACATTCCAATCAAGAAGAACTATCCTATTAAGGAGACAAGcatgttacatttttttttttttcaagtcaaaTAACTAAAGGGATCATAGATCATGCAAGCAAGTAGTTGCCTTTAAGGAAGTTGAAAGCTTAACAAAGTATTATTAATAAATAGAATCAAACCACAAACGTTGGAgggcaaaaaagaaaaataagggtgcaggcaaagaaaaatgaaaagacaTATCCTCAtttaccaaaaataaaaatatgatgtGAAAACTAAAAGAGAAGGAAAGTATTTTTCTGCGCAAACACAACCTAcgaacaaccaaacaaataataGGAAGTTCAGTTGACCTGTCTCACTTTTTTCCATCCTGTGGAGTACGCCGTGACTCTCCTACATGCTTACATGCAGCAGAGCGTTGAGGCCATGAATCTTGAACAAGAGAAAATCCAGAAGCTGTAGTGCCCCATCTCTTTCCTCCACAAACTAAAATCTTAACCCAAATCCAAACGGAACAATGCCCAAATCCCATTTCTTGAATCCACCCTCTTTTACCTTCCTTGAAAATTCCCAATCTGAGAAAACAGAGGAGACCCACACCCAGCAGTCACATTAGAATCATCGCTGACAGAGATGGCCACTGACGGCGGAGCCGCCGCGGGGTCTCCCTCGAACTCCCTTTCACTGGGCTGCTCCAAGGCGATGTGCCTGGCGCTGTTATCCTCCGGCCGGTCGATCTGCGTCGCGGCCTCCTGAAGCTGCAATGCATACTCCAAATTCCATAAGACATCACCCATTGAAGGTCTATCGACGCCGTGATCTGCCAAGCACTTCTCGGCCGCTTCCACATACTTCTTCAGTGACCCTTCGCCGATCGTCCCCACGAGATGAGGATCGATTATCTTCTCCAGCATACCCTTCCTGTGCCACTGCATTGCCCACTCTGCCAAATTCACCTGCTCTCTTGGCAGCACCGGGTTTATCGCCGGCCTCGCGCACAGAATCTCAAACAGGACGACGCCGAAAGAGTACACATCCGACTTCTCCGTGAGCTGCTGCCGTCGGAAGTACTCCGGATCTAGGTATCCAAAACTCCCCTTCACGGCGGTGCTCACATGAGTCTGCTCCAATGTTGGCGCGGCCTTTGAAAGCCCAAAATCAGAAACTTTAGCTATGAAATTTTCGTCCAAGAGAATGTTTGTCGTCTTCACGTCACGATGGATTATCCCTTGGGCGGTGCCGGTGTGGAGATAATGCAAGCCTCGAGCAGCGCCGATGGCAATCTCCAGGCGCTGCTTCCAATTCAAGAGCGGCAGGTTGGTACCGTAGAGGTGGTCACGAAGAGGCCCGTTGGCCATGTACTCGTACACAAGGATCATTTCCGACTGTTCATCGCAAAATCCGATCAAAGCCACTAAATGGCGGTGGCGGAGCTTGGAGATCATCTGTATCTCAGTCTGGAACTCGTTCATGCCCTGTTCTGATCTGGGGTTGCCCCTTTTTATGGCAATCTTGCTTCCGTCATCCATTTCTCCTAAGTATACCTTCCCGAACCCACCGACCCCGATCACCGCCTTCTCGTCGAAGTTGCGAGTGGCCTCTTGGAGCTCGCTGAAGGTGAAGAAGCGGCCATTGCCGCCAGTGGACGAGTAGAAGCTGGAGTAGCCACTCTTGCTCTTGTGGGAGCCGAAATGGTTGGACCGCCGTGACCCACTCTTGCTCGACATAAAAGTCGACTGGCCGGTATGGAGCGGGAGGAGCCAGGAGGAGAAGCTGTTTTTCTTCTCCCAGTCTTGAGGTCGTCGCTGCCACCTGAAGAAAACTAACAGAACTAGCGCCATTGCTGTTAACCCCATTAATAGGCCAATCCCTGCTACGATTTTCATTGTACTTCTTCCTAAATTAGATCCTTTGTATGTTCCATCAATAGCATATAGGTCATCCAAGCTCTCTGCCAAGTTGCTCATCTTCATCACTTCCAAGCCATTAAGAATGGCATTTGGGAGGCCTGAGCCAATGTTGGATGCAGGTCCAACCTGTACCATTATCAACCCGTTCGTGATGGAGGAAGAGTTGAGTACGAAGTCTTTGTAGTAGGGGACTGCGAGGCCTCCGGTGAGTGTCGATAGGTCAAGCCCCAACACGCCCATCATCCCATTAACATATACATTGAAGTACAGATTGTTCAGGCTCTTGCTCACAATGTCACAAAAGTGCATTCTGATCAAATAAGAGAAGCTTGGATTCACCCCAACCTTCCAAGTGAGGTTGAAATTAGGCTCGGACACATTGGGATCAACCATTGCATCTGCCGTTGAGTAAACCCAATTTGGGGCAATGAATGGTGTGGCTCCAATGTCTGGATAGTTGATTATCGTAGGATCGATAGACACACTCTTCGCTCCTTGTGGGAATGCTATGAATTGGGTATCAGGCTGCCATGTCCTCCATAATGTATCATTCTTAGGAGTGATGACAGGCCCTCCAATGTTCAACCGGTACGATACTTCGAGCGAATACTTGGACAAGCCGCTAAAATCACCAATTGGGAGAATTGTGGATGCGGTGTCAACCACAAGATTATCTGGGGTAGAGACTAGTTCAATGGCATTGACAAAGGCATAGGAGTTACCCTTGGGGGTGAACTTAAGGGAGAACCGATCTACGAAGGCATTGATGAGGTATTCTTTGTATACCATCGTAGCACTATTATTTATTGAGAATTCATGGAGGAGAACAGTGTTGTCCGTGGTGACACTGAAGGTGGCAGTTGTTAGATTGTAATTTGGGTGCGGTAGAGGATAGAAGTAGAGACGGACCCAATGTCGTCCTGTGCGGGCGATGAAAAAGGTATATGTTGATTGACTAGTAAAGATCCTCGCGGTGCGATACAAAGGCATCAACGAAGAAGGAACAGAGGGAGAAGACGAGGTATTGATAGAAATGGAATTGACAGAAATCTGGACATTTTCTTCAGTTTTAAGGAGCGAGGCAGTTTGGGAATCAGATTTGAATGTTCGCCCGTCATCGAGCACGGTGCTCTGGGATGACCCGCAATCAATGAGATAGTTATCGGCAGGGGAGAATTTCACAGAAGAAGCCCCTTTTGCATCAATAGGAATGA
The Malania oleifera isolate guangnan ecotype guangnan chromosome 13, ASM2987363v1, whole genome shotgun sequence DNA segment above includes these coding regions:
- the LOC131146322 gene encoding probable receptor-like protein kinase At5g61350 — protein: MAALATIATTIDDSRHKMIIGGEILGASRPWPISSSLSLLSILLFLLNVAAIIPIDAKGASSVKFSPADNYLIDCGSSQSTVLDDGRTFKSDSQTASLLKTEENVQISVNSISINTSSSPSVPSSLMPLYRTARIFTSQSTYTFFIARTGRHWVRLYFYPLPHPNYNLTTATFSVTTDNTVLLHEFSINNSATMVYKEYLINAFVDRFSLKFTPKGNSYAFVNAIELVSTPDNLVVDTASTILPIGDFSGLSKYSLEVSYRLNIGGPVITPKNDTLWRTWQPDTQFIAFPQGAKSVSIDPTIINYPDIGATPFIAPNWVYSTADAMVDPNVSEPNFNLTWKVGVNPSFSYLIRMHFCDIVSKSLNNLYFNVYVNGMMGVLGLDLSTLTGGLAVPYYKDFVLNSSSITNGLIMVQVGPASNIGSGLPNAILNGLEVMKMSNLAESLDDLYAIDGTYKGSNLGRSTMKIVAGIGLLMGLTAMALVLLVFFRWQRRPQDWEKKNSFSSWLLPLHTGQSTFMSSKSGSRRSNHFGSHKSKSGYSSFYSSTGGNGRFFTFSELQEATRNFDEKAVIGVGGFGKVYLGEMDDGSKIAIKRGNPRSEQGMNEFQTEIQMISKLRHRHLVALIGFCDEQSEMILVYEYMANGPLRDHLYGTNLPLLNWKQRLEIAIGAARGLHYLHTGTAQGIIHRDVKTTNILLDENFIAKVSDFGLSKAAPTLEQTHVSTAVKGSFGYLDPEYFRRQQLTEKSDVYSFGVVLFEILCARPAINPVLPREQVNLAEWAMQWHRKGMLEKIIDPHLVGTIGEGSLKKYVEAAEKCLADHGVDRPSMGDVLWNLEYALQLQEAATQIDRPEDNSARHIALEQPSEREFEGDPAAAPPSVAISVSDDSNVTAGCGSPLFSQIGNFQGR